Below is a genomic region from Larimichthys crocea isolate SSNF unplaced genomic scaffold, L_crocea_2.0 scaffold224, whole genome shotgun sequence.
ctaacagatgttaacatgctaacagatgttaacatgctaacagatgctaacagatgttaacagatgctaacatgttaacagatgctaacagatgctaacatgctgtGTACTTACTGTCTGGTCCACCTGCTGTAGGAGGAGCCGCAGGCTGCTGCGTTCCCATGGTAactacagcacacacaaacacacacacaaacacacacacactcagtgtgcCATTGATCATGAttagtaatctgattacatcaataataatactaatagtTCTTACAGCCTGGTTCTGATCCAGCAGACAGAACATCATCACAAACATCCACATCCTGGAACACAAATGGGTCGGTCCTGATGGTCCAGTTCTGTCCTGATGGTCCAGTTCTGTCCTGATGGTCCGGGTCCTGATGGTCCAGGTCCTGATGGTCCAGGTCCTGATGGTTCTGTCCTTATAGTCCGGGTCGGTCTGGGGTTCTGAAGgttctttgtgtcttttattgtCCCTCCAGCAGGAAGTGACCCgtcatcatctcctcctctgtccccgCCCCCCTCCTACTGACCGCCGCCGCCCGACACAAACAACCAGATttatgagtgagtgtgtgtgtgtgtgtgtgtgtgtgtgtgtgtgtgtgtgtgtgtgtgtgtgagtgtgagagagagtgtgtgtgtgtgtgtgtgagtgtgagtgagtgagtgtgtgtgagtgtgtgtgtgtgagtgtgagagagagtgtgtgtgtgtgtgtgagtgtgagtgtgagtgagtgtgtgtgtgagagtgtgtgtgtgtgagtgtgtgtgtgagtgtgagtgtgtgtgtgagtgagtgtgagtgtgtgtgtgtgagtgtgtgtgagtgagagtgtgtgagtgtgtgtgtaacactgttttAACACCTTACATTAATTTAAATACTTTACCTTCAACAAACCTTTGACAAaccatttaaatcaaattaacatAAATTAACATGAATAATTGAAGTGGTCACATTTTGACGTGGTTACAGTTTCTGTCTTTTGAACCAATCAACTGtcatgacatcacttcctgttcatgtCTCCACGTGTCTGATTGACGAGCTGATGACAACAACACGCCAACAACACGCCAACAACACGCCAACAGCTGACagtaaacacatttcacaacacacacacacagagaccacACTGACGTCCagaataaagtttattaaagtttattaaagttcattaaagtttatttagATGATTGAAGATTAATTCTCCGTTCGTCTCCATGGTAACTCTACTCTGTTTCCTCGCTGCTGCTCTGAGCTGGATTAGCCACCACAGCTACGCTAaccctctgcttcctgttggaGCCATTCTGCTTCCTGTTGGAGCCATGAGTCACCTGATGGTGGCGCTCTCTGTGCCGCCAGCTGAATAAGCTGTGATGACCGGATGATGATTGGTCGCCATATGAATGACTGATCGGACCGAGGAAGCCGAAACGATAAGGTCtgcgaggaagaggaagaggacagctAGCGTCGGTGCTAGCATCAGAGCTAGCGTCAGTGCTAGCTCTGGAGCCGGCAGGTTCTGTTCTGGACTCGTTGGTGTCGGTCGGTTGGATGCTAACAGCGGGTTCTGCTGTAGCTTCTATGCTAACATCATCTTCAACACTCAGCTCAGTGTTATCTGTGTTAGCATCTATGTTAGCATCAGAGCTAGCATCTGTGTTAGCATCAGAGCTAGCATCTGTGTTAGCATCTATGTTAGCATCAGAGCTAGCATCTGTGTTAGCATCAGAGCTAGCATCTGTGTTAGCATCAGAGCTATCTCCAGAGCTAGCATGAATGCTAAGAGGAGTGGTGGGGTCAGCTGTAGCCTctgagctctcctcctcctcctcctcctcggcctcctcctcctcggcctcctcctcctcctcctcctcctcctcctcggcctcCTTCAGGCCTCCGTCAGGTGTAACCTGCACGCTAGCTTCAGAGCTAGCACCGTTAGCTTCTCTGATAGCATCGTCTGGACGGACCGACTCCTCCGGTCCGACCTCGGAGCTCGCTGATGTTGGGATGTGATCTGGATGAAGTCCCGGATGGTCCGGTTCAGACCCAGCTGATCCGGATTCTTCAGACTGGGTCAGTGAGGAGGTGAAGGTCAGCGTTGCCTCCTCACTGCTGGAGCTGACCTCTGGACTCCTCATGACTTCTGAGAGACCTCCACCCTCCTGACCCTGCTCGGCGCTGTGGGACGCGGAGGCGGGGGTGAAGCTTGTCGTTGGACCGATGACCCGCTGTGAGGGTTCTGTAGAACCAGTGTGATGGACGCTGGACTCCATGCTCTCCTCAGAGCTCAAACTAAAGCCTGGCAGGGGATCGGGAGCTGATCCGAGAACCTCCTGATGGCCTCCTTCCACAgcctggcttcctgtcagcagacccagaacctcCTGGATGGAGCCAGTCACAGCCTGAAGTCCAGAACCGCCCCCGTCCTGGCTGACCGAGCCGGTTTCCTCTGAGCTTGAGCTCATCCCCTCCTGCAATCCTGGATCTGGATCCGGTTTGTCCGCCTGGCGGTGTCTGTGGAGGTCAGCGGGCGGAGGCGGCGCCGGTCCATCCGAGTCATCAGAAAGTGGTGACGCCTCGCTGCCTGTGCTGTTGTTAAAGTCATCGAGGTCATCAGAAATCGTCGTGTGGTCATTCCTCATTGGCTGATCTCTCATCACTTCCTCTGAGGACTCAGTGATGATCATGTGATCAGCGTGCTCCTCCCTCATTGGCTGGATGTCCTGTGACTTTGTTTCTTCActggtgacatcatcagtgatgtcatcgATCTCGCTGCTTCTGCTGTCATCGTCTGATCTAGAGAACAAACAGACGATCAGATTGGTCGGTCATGAAGCAGCGGCGGTCCAATCGTGTTTACCTTGCTCGTGCTCCCGCGGcgctccccccctcctcctcctcctcctcctcctcctcagcgatgatgaagatggcgaagctcactgtgatgtttgttttggtgtcctCCACCTGCACGACCAGCCGGGGCGGGGCTTCAGGGACAAGGGGCGGGGCTTCAGGGGAGGCCACTCCCACCACAGGaaacactgctgacagctggagtttcaaaataaaacagtctgATGTTAATGTGAAGATCAGGATgtggtctgtgatg
It encodes:
- the LOC104936944 gene encoding nucleolar and coiled-body phosphoprotein 1, encoding MLLCVFVLSCLLCSTSSAPLSSDDESWPTSSSGEDLQLSAVFPVVGVASPEAPPLVPEAPPRLVVQVEDTKTNITVSFAIFIIAEEEEEEEEEGGSAAGARARSDDDSRSSEIDDITDDVTSEETKSQDIQPMREEHADHMIITESSEEVMRDQPMRNDHTTISDDLDDFNNSTGSEASPLSDDSDGPAPPPPADLHRHRQADKPDPDPGLQEGMSSSSEETGSVSQDGGGSGLQAVTGSIQEVLGLLTGSQAVEGGHQEVLGSAPDPLPGFSLSSEESMESSVHHTGSTEPSQRVIGPTTSFTPASASHSAEQGQEGGGLSEVMRSPEVSSSSEEATLTFTSSLTQSEESGSAGSEPDHPGLHPDHIPTSASSEVGPEESVRPDDAIREANGASSEASVQVTPDGGLKEAEEEEEEEEEEAEEEEVTHGSNRKQNGSNRKQRVSVAVVANPAQSSSEETE